From Paenibacillus physcomitrellae, the proteins below share one genomic window:
- a CDS encoding metallophosphoesterase family protein, whose amino-acid sequence MIIGIVSDTHLRGGKVKLPDKLTEAFKEVDYILHLGDWTSLEVYDQLTALAPVDGIAGNNDGYDIIERFGEKKILSFEGVRIGLVHGHEPYSSRLATPQKARKAFEGDSVTCILFGHSHQPYLQTEDGVLLFNPGSPTDKRREKQYSFGLLEINGGQVSARHIFYEDKG is encoded by the coding sequence ATGATTATTGGCATCGTATCGGATACCCATCTGCGGGGAGGGAAGGTGAAGCTGCCGGACAAGCTGACTGAGGCGTTCAAAGAGGTGGACTATATTCTGCACTTGGGCGATTGGACAAGCCTTGAGGTGTATGACCAGTTGACTGCTTTAGCCCCGGTGGACGGGATTGCCGGGAACAATGACGGGTACGACATTATTGAACGCTTCGGGGAGAAGAAGATCCTGTCCTTTGAGGGTGTCCGAATAGGGCTTGTTCATGGACATGAACCTTATTCGTCAAGGCTTGCAACACCGCAGAAGGCCCGCAAGGCCTTTGAGGGAGACTCGGTGACCTGTATCCTGTTCGGCCATTCCCATCAGCCTTATTTGCAAACGGAAGACGGGGTGCTGCTGTTTAACCCGGGCTCCCCGACGGACAAACGGCGGGAGAAGCAATATTCCTTTGGCCTGCTCGAGATTAATGGTGGACAGGTCTCGGCCCGTCATATCTTCTATGAGGATAAAGGCTGA
- a CDS encoding formate/nitrite transporter family protein codes for MAYYKPNEIADLVVDVGIKKARLSLLTMLVLGFLGGAFISLGFLLDIRVTAGMPAQWGGLSSFIGAAVFPVGLILVVVAGAELLTGNMMAVPISRFAGKISTSELIGNLVLITLSNFVGALFIAYFFGHVVGLTHSGVYLDKLVDMAGHKLDDSFVQAFFSGIGCNWLVALAIWASYGADNISGKILAVWFPVMAFVAIGFQHVVANMFLIPAAIFEGHYTWGQYFGNFVPVWLGNLVGGALFVAMIYYLAYLKQAPVAGKPIAKQAASKGGARK; via the coding sequence ATGGCTTATTACAAACCAAATGAAATTGCCGACCTTGTTGTAGATGTCGGGATCAAGAAAGCTCGTCTCAGCCTTCTGACTATGCTGGTATTGGGATTCCTCGGTGGCGCTTTTATTTCGCTCGGTTTTCTGCTTGATATCCGGGTTACTGCCGGAATGCCCGCGCAGTGGGGCGGACTTTCCAGCTTTATTGGAGCAGCGGTTTTCCCGGTAGGGCTGATTCTGGTCGTTGTAGCGGGTGCCGAGCTGCTCACGGGCAATATGATGGCCGTGCCGATTTCCCGCTTTGCCGGCAAGATCAGTACAAGTGAACTGATTGGCAACTTGGTTCTTATTACGCTCTCCAACTTTGTAGGTGCCCTTTTTATTGCCTACTTTTTTGGCCATGTAGTGGGTTTGACGCACAGCGGCGTTTATTTGGACAAACTGGTCGATATGGCAGGTCATAAGCTGGATGACAGCTTTGTTCAGGCCTTTTTCTCCGGTATCGGCTGTAACTGGCTGGTTGCACTTGCGATTTGGGCTTCCTACGGGGCTGACAATATCAGCGGCAAGATTCTGGCCGTCTGGTTCCCGGTTATGGCGTTTGTCGCTATCGGCTTCCAGCACGTTGTGGCCAACATGTTCCTGATCCCGGCCGCTATCTTTGAAGGCCACTACACCTGGGGCCAATATTTCGGGAATTTTGTTCCCGTCTGGCTCGGCAACCTGGTCGGCGGTGCCCTGTTCGTGGCGATGATTTATTACCTGGCTTACCTCAAGCAGGCTCCTGTAGCGGGTAAACCGATTGCCAAACAGGCAGCTTCCAAAGGCGGCGCACGCAAATAG
- a CDS encoding glutamine--tRNA ligase/YqeY domain fusion protein → MERLIRVTHGTTPPNFIKNIITEDLKSGKVNKVITRFPPEPNGYLHIGHAKAIWVNFTLADEFGGRTNLRFDDTNPLKEDVEYVNSIKEDVKWLGFEWEELHFASDYFEEMYNRAVLLIKKGKAYVDDQTAEQIRETRGTLTEPGSNSAFRERSVEENLDLFTRMRAGEFKNGEKVLRAKIDMTSPNINLRDPVIYRISHAKHHNTGDAWCIYPMYAFAHPLEDAIEGVTHSLCTIEFEDQRPFYDWVIAETEMSAEPHQYEFGRLNVETMVTSKRKLKLLVDEGYVDGWDDPRMPTISGLRRRGYTPEAIKNFVFEAGISKAQGTVDLAMLEHFIREDLKMKAPRTMAVLDPLKVVITNYPEGQSEMLEAENNSENPEMGNREIPFSREIYIEREDFMENPPSKYFRLFPGNEVRLKHAYFIKCNDVIKDAEGNVVEIHCTYDPETKSGTGFTGRKVKGTIHWVDAASAVPAEFRLYEPLISSADEEEELDGEETAKVEAKTFLDQVNPNSLEIVKGFVEPELAEAKPHDKFQFFRHGYFNVDPKVSKPGAPVFNRIVSLKSSFQLPKQ, encoded by the coding sequence ATAGAAAGGTTGATTCGCGTGACACACGGCACAACGCCTCCAAACTTTATTAAGAACATTATTACCGAGGACCTGAAGAGCGGGAAAGTAAACAAGGTCATTACCCGTTTCCCGCCTGAACCGAACGGTTATTTGCATATCGGCCATGCCAAGGCCATTTGGGTGAATTTTACGCTTGCAGACGAATTCGGCGGCCGGACTAATCTTCGCTTTGATGATACGAACCCATTGAAGGAAGACGTGGAATATGTCAATTCTATTAAGGAAGATGTAAAATGGCTGGGCTTTGAATGGGAAGAACTCCATTTTGCGTCCGATTATTTTGAAGAGATGTACAACCGGGCGGTGCTGCTGATCAAGAAGGGCAAAGCCTATGTGGATGATCAAACCGCTGAGCAAATCCGCGAAACCCGCGGTACGCTTACTGAGCCGGGCAGCAACAGCGCGTTCCGTGAGCGTTCGGTTGAGGAGAACCTGGATCTGTTTACCCGCATGAGAGCAGGTGAATTCAAGAATGGGGAAAAGGTGCTGCGCGCCAAGATCGACATGACGTCCCCGAATATTAACCTGCGCGACCCGGTCATTTACCGGATTTCCCACGCTAAACATCATAATACGGGCGATGCCTGGTGCATCTATCCGATGTATGCATTTGCCCATCCGCTGGAGGATGCGATCGAAGGCGTAACGCACTCGCTTTGTACGATCGAATTTGAAGATCAACGTCCCTTCTATGACTGGGTGATCGCCGAGACCGAAATGTCGGCAGAGCCGCATCAATATGAATTCGGCCGTTTGAACGTCGAAACGATGGTCACCAGCAAACGGAAGCTGAAGCTGCTCGTTGACGAAGGATATGTGGACGGCTGGGACGATCCGCGGATGCCGACGATTTCGGGTCTGCGCCGCAGAGGTTATACCCCGGAAGCGATCAAGAACTTTGTATTTGAAGCGGGGATTTCCAAAGCGCAAGGTACGGTTGATCTGGCGATGCTGGAGCATTTTATCCGCGAGGATTTGAAAATGAAAGCTCCGCGCACCATGGCTGTGCTTGATCCGCTGAAGGTAGTCATCACCAATTATCCGGAGGGTCAATCGGAGATGCTGGAGGCCGAGAACAACTCCGAGAATCCGGAGATGGGCAACCGCGAAATTCCGTTCTCCCGTGAAATTTACATTGAACGCGAAGACTTCATGGAGAACCCGCCAAGCAAATATTTCCGGTTGTTCCCGGGCAACGAAGTCCGCTTGAAGCACGCTTATTTCATCAAATGCAACGATGTGATCAAGGATGCTGAAGGCAACGTAGTCGAGATCCACTGCACGTACGATCCGGAAACGAAGAGCGGCACCGGATTTACCGGCCGTAAAGTAAAAGGCACCATCCACTGGGTAGATGCCGCCAGCGCGGTTCCGGCGGAATTCCGCCTGTACGAGCCGCTGATCTCCTCTGCGGATGAGGAAGAAGAGCTGGACGGGGAAGAAACGGCGAAGGTAGAAGCCAAAACCTTTCTGGATCAAGTGAATCCGAATTCGCTGGAGATCGTTAAAGGTTTTGTTGAACCGGAGCTTGCCGAGGCCAAGCCGCATGACAAGTTCCAATTTTTCCGTCATGGATATTTCAATGTGGATCCTAAGGTTTCCAAACCGGGGGCCCCGGTATTCAACCGGATCGTATCGCTGAAGAGCTCATTTCAGCTTCCCAAACAATAA
- a CDS encoding molybdopterin-containing oxidoreductase family protein: MAEQQDGLFPAVCPLDCPDTCGLLVHKRAGKIVKVEGNPEHPVTAGAICNKVRNMTERIYHKERILYPLKRVGRKGEGRFERITWEEALQEIAQRYHRLIRDYGAESILPYNFYGNMGYLSVQGMDRRFFNRLGASRLQRSICNSAGTVGWNYTMGFGGGVPPEAAAKAKLFIVWGGNIVSTSMHKFMLIEKARKQGAKLIVIDVHRNKTGERADWFIPVHPGTDAALALGLMHVLFDRGWTDEAFLSSYTVGHEELREHVKAYTPERAAEITGVPAEDIVRLAQMYAEASPAYIHIGNGLQHHDNGGMAVRTIACLPALTGAWKMEGGGAFKSNMAYGAINGEALEQSGLRTNPQARTVNMVRIGEALHELEPKLRSLFVYCANPAVVAPDTERVLAGLMREDLFTVVHDLFITDTAKYADIVLPATSTFENTDLYGSYWHLYMQLQEPVIPAEGESKSNFELFKLLAEAMGFDEPAFRETEEDLIRQALDYAANPYLRGMTLDKLKEQRFVKLNMEPLEHRPYLDQLTTPSGKIELYSRQMEEAGLPALPTYIPLTEGFDGRRRPRPDGGDPYPLMFISPPNHSFLNSTFANVEKLAKLEKAPILQIHPEDAEARSIRDGDPVVIRNDRGQFEAAASVTERMLPGTVVSQGLWWGKDGKRTRVNALTSGRLADMGGGATFFSTVVEVERLKE; the protein is encoded by the coding sequence ATGGCGGAGCAGCAAGACGGCCTATTTCCCGCCGTATGTCCGCTGGATTGTCCGGATACCTGCGGTTTGCTTGTCCACAAGCGGGCCGGCAAAATCGTAAAAGTCGAAGGCAATCCGGAGCATCCCGTTACGGCCGGAGCCATCTGCAATAAAGTCCGGAATATGACGGAGCGCATTTATCATAAAGAGCGAATCTTATATCCGCTTAAACGGGTTGGCAGGAAAGGGGAAGGCCGGTTTGAGCGGATCACGTGGGAAGAGGCTCTCCAGGAGATCGCGCAGAGGTATCACCGGCTGATCCGGGACTATGGGGCTGAATCTATTCTGCCCTATAACTTCTATGGAAATATGGGCTATTTGAGTGTGCAGGGCATGGACCGCCGCTTCTTTAACCGGCTGGGGGCTTCCAGACTCCAGCGAAGCATCTGCAATTCGGCCGGAACGGTCGGCTGGAATTATACGATGGGCTTTGGCGGCGGTGTCCCGCCCGAGGCTGCGGCGAAGGCCAAACTGTTCATCGTGTGGGGCGGAAATATCGTCAGCACTTCGATGCACAAGTTTATGCTGATCGAGAAAGCCCGCAAGCAGGGTGCCAAGCTGATCGTAATCGACGTCCACCGCAATAAAACCGGCGAACGGGCCGACTGGTTCATTCCGGTTCATCCCGGCACCGACGCGGCGCTGGCGCTTGGTCTGATGCACGTGCTGTTTGACCGCGGCTGGACGGATGAGGCGTTCCTCTCGTCATATACGGTAGGACACGAAGAGCTGCGCGAGCATGTGAAAGCCTATACTCCGGAGCGTGCTGCCGAAATCACGGGGGTGCCTGCTGAAGACATTGTCAGGCTGGCTCAGATGTATGCCGAAGCCTCTCCGGCCTATATTCATATCGGGAATGGGCTGCAGCATCATGACAACGGCGGCATGGCCGTCCGAACAATCGCCTGCCTGCCCGCTTTGACCGGGGCCTGGAAGATGGAAGGCGGTGGAGCCTTTAAATCAAATATGGCCTACGGTGCGATCAATGGGGAAGCGCTGGAGCAGTCCGGATTAAGAACCAATCCGCAGGCAAGGACCGTTAATATGGTCCGGATCGGTGAAGCGCTGCATGAGCTGGAGCCTAAGCTCCGCTCCTTGTTTGTCTACTGCGCCAACCCTGCGGTTGTAGCGCCTGACACGGAGCGGGTGCTGGCAGGATTGATGAGGGAGGACTTGTTTACGGTTGTACATGACCTGTTTATAACCGATACGGCCAAATATGCGGACATCGTGCTGCCGGCGACTTCAACTTTCGAGAATACGGATTTATACGGCTCTTATTGGCATCTGTACATGCAGCTGCAGGAGCCGGTCATCCCGGCCGAAGGGGAGAGCAAAAGCAACTTCGAGCTGTTTAAGCTGCTGGCCGAGGCCATGGGTTTTGATGAACCGGCTTTCCGGGAAACGGAAGAGGACCTGATCCGGCAGGCGCTGGATTACGCTGCCAATCCTTATTTGCGCGGCATGACGCTGGACAAGCTGAAGGAACAGCGCTTCGTCAAGCTGAACATGGAGCCGCTGGAGCATCGCCCTTATTTGGATCAGCTGACCACCCCCTCCGGAAAAATAGAGCTGTATTCGCGGCAAATGGAAGAAGCCGGCCTGCCGGCTCTGCCAACCTATATTCCGCTGACAGAAGGATTTGATGGACGCCGGCGTCCGCGTCCAGACGGCGGTGATCCTTATCCGCTGATGTTTATCAGCCCGCCGAACCACAGCTTCCTGAATTCCACCTTTGCCAACGTGGAGAAGCTGGCCAAGCTGGAGAAGGCGCCGATCCTGCAGATTCATCCTGAGGATGCGGAAGCGAGGTCTATTCGTGATGGAGATCCGGTAGTGATCCGCAACGACCGCGGGCAGTTTGAAGCGGCAGCCTCCGTTACGGAGCGGATGCTGCCGGGGACTGTCGTCAGCCAGGGGCTGTGGTGGGGCAAAGACGGCAAGCGGACGCGCGTCAACGCCCTGACCTCCGGGCGGCTGGCGGATATGGGAGGCGGAGCCACATTTTTCTCCACGGTGGTAGAGGTTGAACGGTTGAAGGAATAG
- a CDS encoding DUF2164 domain-containing protein — protein MPTKPVKLPKEQRDQMIRLIQQFFEEERGETLGDLAADGVLDFFMTRIGPYVYNQALADCRTLVGQRMVSLEEDIYALEQKVKLSR, from the coding sequence ATGCCCACCAAACCGGTCAAACTGCCCAAAGAACAACGCGATCAGATGATTCGCCTCATTCAGCAGTTCTTTGAGGAGGAACGGGGCGAAACGCTGGGAGACCTGGCGGCGGACGGCGTGCTTGATTTCTTTATGACCCGCATCGGGCCGTATGTCTACAATCAGGCGCTGGCGGATTGCCGCACCCTGGTCGGCCAGCGGATGGTCTCTCTGGAGGAGGATATTTATGCGCTGGAGCAGAAAGTGAAGCTCTCCCGCTAG
- the mobA gene encoding molybdenum cofactor guanylyltransferase produces the protein MNRLGIILAGGQSQRMGQNKALLQIGGRTVIGTIIEAMSPVCGQMVVSSMHPELYEFTGLPVIPDRYEGAGPLAGIHAALNYSGQEWNLVCSCDHPFASRTLFEGLIDLAEQADESVEAVIPVYEGRIQPLVAVYRRRSYAQLDYGLEQGERRVLDWINRLNVKQIEIGDWPDSEGREAGLALFNMNRPEDYTEALRLASKLEHKARPQ, from the coding sequence ATGAACAGGCTTGGAATCATTCTGGCCGGCGGCCAATCCCAGCGGATGGGGCAGAACAAAGCCCTCCTGCAAATCGGAGGCAGAACGGTGATCGGTACGATTATAGAAGCTATGTCCCCGGTGTGCGGGCAAATGGTCGTCTCCTCTATGCATCCGGAGCTGTATGAGTTTACAGGCCTGCCGGTTATCCCGGACAGGTATGAAGGAGCAGGCCCCTTGGCCGGCATTCATGCCGCTCTGAATTATTCTGGACAAGAATGGAATTTGGTATGCTCTTGTGACCATCCTTTTGCAAGCCGGACGCTGTTTGAAGGACTGATAGACCTTGCGGAGCAGGCGGACGAGAGTGTTGAGGCCGTGATTCCCGTTTATGAGGGAAGAATCCAGCCTTTGGTCGCTGTTTACCGGAGACGATCGTATGCCCAGCTGGATTATGGCCTGGAGCAGGGAGAGCGCCGGGTTCTGGACTGGATCAACCGTTTGAACGTGAAGCAGATCGAGATCGGCGATTGGCCGGACAGCGAGGGCCGGGAAGCGGGGCTGGCTTTGTTTAATATGAACCGTCCCGAGGACTATACGGAGGCGCTCCGGCTGGCGTCCAAGCTTGAGCACAAGGCAAGGCCGCAGTAG
- a CDS encoding MFS transporter — translation MHKDSGRQASLSLHLLNFFTYGIASIFTSYLQLYYLSVGLDKLQIGELLAAGPLVSVAAYSFWNYCRSKQLSTRNTLILLLIGILLSVQLLLWVESYRWVVWGSLILFFFLSPLLTISHTFTLEKLGESSSKLKKNYPISRWWSSLGWAILPFSLSYSFNDGVFHRLPIIISVTLFAAAAIVFGLSFPSYKQPDPTPPLTGREISGVLLNKYFIAFLLLGMLITVPFSVNQLFMPLFMTDLGGSMLDFALAIFAATILEAAVFYGLTRWVKKQMSRLLLVITLVSLLSVLRWNLMASATLPVHVILIGLLNAVTLGGFFLVGTRITSLFLPKPFRSAGQTLCVLCWSGLSVIIAGLMGGWLFQNFGSVILYKTLVSMALCGTIGLGLLWAYIHRKGYAPSKYYS, via the coding sequence GTGCACAAAGATTCCGGAAGACAAGCTTCCCTTTCCTTACATCTGTTAAACTTCTTCACCTACGGGATTGCTTCAATCTTTACGTCCTATCTTCAGCTGTATTATTTGTCCGTCGGACTGGACAAGCTCCAGATCGGAGAACTGCTGGCCGCCGGACCGCTGGTATCTGTAGCAGCCTATTCCTTCTGGAACTACTGCCGCAGCAAACAGCTCAGCACCCGAAATACGCTTATTCTGCTGCTGATTGGAATCCTGTTGTCCGTTCAGCTGCTGCTGTGGGTGGAAAGCTATCGCTGGGTCGTCTGGGGCAGTTTGATTTTATTTTTCTTCCTGTCTCCGTTATTAACCATAAGTCATACCTTTACACTTGAGAAGCTAGGGGAATCTTCATCCAAACTGAAAAAGAATTATCCCATAAGTCGATGGTGGTCCTCTCTTGGCTGGGCCATTCTCCCCTTCTCCTTAAGCTACTCGTTTAACGACGGCGTCTTTCACCGGCTGCCGATTATCATTAGCGTGACGCTGTTTGCCGCGGCGGCCATCGTCTTTGGTTTGTCCTTTCCGTCCTACAAGCAGCCGGATCCTACACCGCCGCTTACCGGCCGGGAAATATCCGGCGTGCTGCTCAATAAATATTTTATCGCGTTCCTGCTGCTCGGGATGCTCATCACGGTCCCCTTCTCGGTTAATCAGCTGTTTATGCCGCTGTTTATGACCGATTTGGGCGGCAGCATGCTGGATTTCGCCTTGGCGATTTTTGCCGCGACAATCCTTGAGGCCGCCGTATTCTATGGGCTGACCCGGTGGGTCAAAAAGCAGATGTCCCGGCTGCTGCTGGTTATAACCCTGGTGTCCTTATTGTCGGTCCTGCGATGGAATTTGATGGCCAGCGCTACCCTGCCTGTTCACGTTATTCTGATCGGACTGCTCAACGCCGTGACCCTGGGGGGATTCTTCCTCGTAGGTACCCGGATTACGTCCCTCTTCCTGCCTAAACCGTTCCGGTCGGCGGGGCAGACGTTGTGCGTCCTCTGCTGGAGCGGATTATCCGTGATCATTGCCGGGCTGATGGGCGGCTGGCTGTTCCAGAACTTCGGTTCTGTTATTTTATATAAAACGCTGGTCTCCATGGCTTTGTGCGGCACCATCGGATTGGGCCTGCTTTGGGCTTATATCCATCGCAAGGGCTACGCGCCAAGCAAATATTATTCATAA
- a CDS encoding MFS transporter yields the protein MRWLQNYPREVKVFLVASLINSAGGSLMWPLITMFIFKELGRSMTDAGLVILVQNIGGIAGQILGGALYHRVGVKRLIVGSLVFNAAGLLMLPYGAANWYVFMGLMLVIGFTNAMSMPAIQAFIGFRFTERRAELFNVVYVANNIGVALGTAISGVLARISYHLSFMANGVTSLVFAVFFLAYLTRVEREQGDLKVGKRRKSTSGHRPLSLLGDFRVYLFMGIGSLFLWLANSIWNNGVSPYTITMGMPEWKYSILWTLNGILIFAAQPLVSWIRRLCAGTPQLQMLASGVFYLLAYICILVFHSYSAMAFAMVLATLGEMLISPAIPAFISEHTGKTAPFYLGLVGGMGFAGRVIGPYAMGVLYDWGGLTPVAWLAVVIAVLTIAGFAVHAAINRDRKALYEIN from the coding sequence ATGAGATGGTTACAGAATTACCCGCGGGAAGTCAAAGTCTTTCTTGTGGCAAGCTTGATCAATTCCGCCGGCGGTTCGCTGATGTGGCCGCTGATCACGATGTTTATATTCAAGGAACTGGGCCGCAGCATGACGGATGCCGGACTGGTGATCCTGGTGCAGAATATCGGCGGAATTGCAGGGCAGATCCTCGGCGGAGCGCTTTACCACCGGGTGGGCGTGAAACGCCTGATTGTCGGTTCGCTTGTTTTTAATGCGGCGGGTCTGCTTATGCTTCCCTATGGGGCAGCGAACTGGTATGTCTTTATGGGGCTTATGCTGGTCATCGGTTTCACCAATGCGATGTCCATGCCTGCCATTCAGGCTTTTATCGGATTCAGATTTACGGAGAGAAGGGCCGAGCTGTTTAACGTGGTCTACGTGGCGAACAATATCGGCGTGGCGCTGGGTACGGCTATAAGCGGCGTGCTGGCCCGAATTTCTTATCATTTGAGCTTTATGGCTAACGGAGTCACCTCGCTGGTGTTTGCTGTATTCTTCCTTGCTTATTTAACAAGGGTGGAGCGGGAGCAGGGCGATCTGAAGGTAGGAAAACGCAGAAAATCGACCAGTGGTCACAGGCCGCTGTCGCTGCTGGGCGATTTCCGGGTTTATTTGTTCATGGGGATCGGATCGCTGTTCCTTTGGCTGGCCAACAGCATCTGGAACAATGGCGTGTCGCCCTATACGATCACTATGGGAATGCCTGAATGGAAATACAGCATTTTGTGGACTTTAAATGGCATACTGATCTTTGCAGCGCAGCCGCTTGTGTCCTGGATTCGCCGTCTGTGCGCCGGAACGCCGCAGCTGCAGATGCTGGCGAGCGGGGTCTTCTACCTGCTTGCGTATATTTGCATCCTGGTCTTCCACAGCTATTCGGCCATGGCCTTCGCCATGGTGCTGGCTACGCTTGGCGAAATGCTGATTTCGCCTGCGATTCCTGCGTTTATCTCGGAGCATACCGGGAAGACGGCTCCTTTTTACCTGGGGCTTGTTGGCGGGATGGGCTTTGCCGGACGGGTGATCGGACCTTATGCGATGGGGGTCCTGTATGACTGGGGAGGCCTGACACCGGTGGCCTGGCTTGCTGTTGTTATTGCGGTGCTGACGATAGCCGGCTTTGCGGTTCATGCGGCCATAAACCGGGACCGGAAGGCGTTATATGAGATAAATTAA
- a CDS encoding GNAT family N-acetyltransferase, whose translation MEIDDLVWTPAITPGPMVKKTKEQYLQQCPPGNQLVACLGSRLVGYIGFDNPTGLASNRHVYEINIAIHPEFQHRGIGMKLMEAMKEQAKADGVRKLSLRVLSTNQAAKAFYERCSFRVQGVLPEEFWLDGRYVDDILMWCPVS comes from the coding sequence ATGGAAATCGATGATCTGGTATGGACGCCGGCTATTACGCCGGGTCCTATGGTCAAGAAGACGAAAGAGCAGTATTTGCAGCAGTGTCCGCCGGGCAATCAGCTGGTGGCTTGTTTGGGCAGTCGGCTGGTCGGTTATATCGGCTTTGACAACCCGACGGGTTTGGCCAGCAACCGCCATGTTTATGAGATCAATATTGCGATTCATCCGGAGTTTCAGCACCGGGGCATCGGCATGAAGCTGATGGAAGCGATGAAGGAACAAGCCAAAGCAGACGGCGTACGGAAGCTTTCGCTCCGCGTGTTGAGCACGAACCAGGCGGCCAAAGCTTTCTATGAACGCTGCAGCTTCCGGGTGCAGGGTGTGCTGCCGGAGGAGTTCTGGCTGGATGGCCGTTACGTGGATGATATTTTGATGTGGTGCCCGGTTTCCTGA
- a CDS encoding phosphatase PAP2 family protein encodes MKDENLKKGLSLAFLISLLCAILFVVLALSIRRDWIVSFDRTIIGEVQGWETAGLTRFMEALSWIGTTKVVITLIVVIMLFLYFVLGHRRELIFFVWVCLGAYLLNVLIKSLFKRERPDLHRIVEEVGYSFPSGHSMVSFALYGSLAYLLWRHVSSKGGRSVLLVINGLIIAGIGLSRIYLGVHYPSDVLGGYIASGCWLTLAIWLGGRWIKGGRTSSQDISSRQ; translated from the coding sequence ATGAAGGACGAGAATTTGAAAAAAGGTTTATCTTTGGCATTCCTTATCAGTCTTCTGTGTGCTATTCTCTTCGTTGTGTTAGCGCTGTCTATTCGGCGCGACTGGATTGTATCTTTTGACCGGACGATCATCGGGGAGGTTCAGGGCTGGGAAACTGCCGGCCTAACCCGCTTCATGGAAGCGCTCAGCTGGATTGGAACCACGAAAGTAGTTATCACCCTTATTGTCGTCATTATGCTATTCCTATACTTTGTGCTTGGACACCGCAGAGAACTGATCTTCTTTGTATGGGTATGTTTGGGCGCTTATCTTCTTAACGTATTGATCAAGTCCCTGTTCAAGCGAGAACGCCCGGATTTGCATCGTATTGTCGAGGAAGTAGGCTACAGCTTCCCGAGCGGCCATTCTATGGTTTCATTCGCTTTATACGGTTCACTGGCTTATCTGCTCTGGAGGCATGTTTCTTCTAAAGGCGGACGATCTGTACTTCTGGTCATCAACGGTCTGATAATCGCGGGAATCGGTTTAAGCCGGATTTATCTAGGTGTACACTATCCAAGCGACGTCCTTGGCGGTTACATAGCCAGCGGCTGCTGGCTTACGCTCGCGATCTGGCTTGGAGGCAGATGGATCAAGGGCGGCAGAACAAGTTCTCAAGACATCTCATCCCGCCAATAA